A window from Drosophila willistoni isolate 14030-0811.24 chromosome XR unlocalized genomic scaffold, UCI_dwil_1.1 Seg143, whole genome shotgun sequence encodes these proteins:
- the LOC6645318 gene encoding probable insulin-like peptide 2, which translates to MTKAIPFSSLAFVLLGLCTVLAFIANASASSNAVLSNENVVLCSARLNEMMSMVCREFNSIIPGKRSSSNIDIDPLDPLQFIEEKESSGSSLSASSSEFLPYPLNTGRYYQEGFNSLAALRRRQRREGIVDRCCKQSCPVSYLNEYCSISM; encoded by the exons ATGACCAAGGCAATTCCATTTTCATCGCTGGCTTTTGTGCTCCTCGGTCTTTGCACGGTATTGGCTTTTATCGCAAATGCCAGTGCCAGCTCGAATGCAGTTTTATCCAATGAGAATGTGGTTCTATGCAGCGCCAGGCTTAATGAAATGATGTCCATGGTATGCCGGGAATTCAATTCTATCATTCCGGGCAAGCGTAGCTCAT CCAACATTGATATCGACCCATTGGATCCATTGCAATTTATTGAGGAAAAAGAATCATCTGGTTCATCATTGTCTGCATCCTCATCGGAATTCCTGCCCTATCCATTAAACACTGGACGATACTATCAGGAAGGTTTCAATTCATTGGCAGCTCTCCGTCGTCGCCAACGGCGTGAGGGCATTGTGGATAGATGTTGCAAGCAATCCTGCCCTGTCAGCTATCTCAATGAATACTGCTCCATATCCATGTAG
- the LOC6645216 gene encoding uncharacterized protein LOC6645216 isoform X5, with the protein MAAVQRKLVHKQFNSPMGLYSQENVKATLNRELKAFGGEGIEVDDQISKPLNLANSAVLRAVEEEEQQVKCDFYANKRQSRSRQREGDAQHPHHALHQQLLDQIKTQYLSHQQDITIDRDTVLKINRMATKRSLLKRDHSWPPLEAETSNGNVTNSNPNTSQPNPMHSIELLREKFNSPTRIVEPTAKQVREQRQREGRPTATATTPNTASMKSVDHIFHPTPMAKGFSAPETRAADVDLGLVAPRCEYYEQLAQKRPGTPPTLTTPTPYRPRPKRQSYSLDRGRSRKRAVALGNGAPELPPPKPRPARPKVQRRCIKLATELKISYDNDGNDSNDEEQPKVDVDLEAIPLPPTPTPAAAAASPKSLETPPGERLPKKVPSTTIIDSLAVKKQQQMALALAHSGGGATARIIPVRVETSSDPGQQLSAQQIYDEACNYLQDQEQEMSNAQDMANATFVSAASGIKLQQPGAKSIPTPPPLPPPPSPPQHQPLPQMRAKSTATDDVSRRQGRIYSQSKCETETAKEKQHEAHVEIAQLEAKYAHIQQSIAEHLRQIDAYMENAKNALQRSVQSTPTSTPTPPSVAAAAGAPPPPPPPPTPPQSTAAAAAATETPKPLTKANNELWDMFASRQSPILAVESPLQAILRQIYCRAGGLTGGVCKQEQTNISDMVSEQVSVAENVPIVERALEDLHRIAVALDDASVLHVEHKTTPAADEAQHVVIEEELDEDNKNAPIDVEYRHVSDVIANYEQLSTGKSTLTPRLDTEEMPEKQEPQSEGEHKHEAAGEAEGESESESCSHEPHTCCSICGELRNSPNWSKLSKADQWRIANLRNESLENYKATYEIRSPYISRQISWEETQTVAPKTETQTPTAQKAPSTPPPADQKREKMQRQRSFVEIITTPIEPSIDNLALSNDAIQWQRSRSPSPLPSRKYPAPLIEAPQRASSPFGLNPVHRSKSPTAPAEKLEAKFTHIPQLEGQNIGLLVHTATEPLQQSMSASSSMLAGPITPRSLTNQPSPFIFPSLKQSCMAKEQEEEEVEVESEVEVERQHQFKSLASTNEELQQSTREFNFNRSFDNVSPRPYIAIEGYKRVAWPPASEERIIREFTPQPQSQSPAPGSGGYYPQQQAAAAVPVAPAATAPPSVQL; encoded by the exons ATGGCCGCAGTACAACGAAAACTGGTGCACAAGCAATTCAACTCGCCCATGGGCCTTTACTCCCAGGAGAATGTAAAGGCCACGTTGAATCGCGAACTGAAGGCCTTCGGTGGCGAGGG GATTGAAGTGGATGACCAAATTTCAAAGCCCCTAAATCTGGCCAATTCGGCCGTTCTCCGTGCCGtcgaggaggaggagcagcaaGTCAAATGCG ATTTTTATGCAAACAAAAGGCAGAGTCGTTCACGGCAACGTGAAGGCGATGCCCAGCATCCACACCATGCCCTGCATCAGCAGCTATTGGATCAGATAAAGACCCAGTATCTCAGCCATCAACAGGACATTACCATTGACAGGGATACGGTGCTCAAAATCAATCGTATGGCCACGAAAAGAAGTCTACTAAAGCGAGATCACAGCTGGCCACCATTGGAGGCTGAAACTTCAAACGGAAATGTAACCAATTCCAATCCCAATACCAGTCAGCCCAATCCAATGCACAGCATTGAGTTATTACGGGAGAAATTCAATAGTCCAACACGAATTGTAGAGCCTACTGCCAAGCAAGTGAGAGAGCAACGCCAGCGTGAAGGACgtccaacagcaacagcaacaacacctAACACCGCATCCATGAAGAGTGTGGATCATATTTTCCATCCAACGCCAATGGCGAAAGGATTCTCTGCACCAGAGACAAGGGCGGCTGATGTGGATTTGGGTTTAGTGGCACCGCGATGCGAGTATTACGAGCAATTGGCACAAAAACGACCAGGAACACCACCCACACTGACCACGCCTACACCCTATCGGCCACGGCCCAAGCGTCAGTCGTACTCCCTGGATCGTGGACGTAGCAGAAAACGTGCTGTGGCATTGGGGAATGGGGCTCCCGAGTTGCCACCACCAAAACCGCGACCAGCCCGTCCGAAAGTGCAACGACGATGCATTAAATTGGCCACCGAACTGAAAATCTCCTATGACAACGATGGCAACGATAGCAACGATGAGGAGCAGCCCAAGGTTGATGTTGACTTGGAGGCCATACCGTTgccaccaacaccaacaccagcAGCTGCCGCTGCCAGCCCCAAATCACTCGAGACACCGCCGGGCGAGAGATTGCCAAAAAAAGTTCCCTCGACAACAATAATTGACAGCCTGGCAGttaagaagcagcagcagatggCTCTGGCTTTGGCCCACTCTGGTGGTGGGGCCACTGCTCGAATTATACCAGTTCGCGTTGAAACGTCGTCCGATCCCGGCCAACAACTCAGTGCTCAGCAAATTTATGACGAGGCCTGCAACTATTTGCAGGATCAGGAGCAGGAGATGTCAAATGCACAGGATATGGCGAATGCAACCTTTGTGAGTGCCGCCAGTGGCATTAAGTTGCAGCAACCGGGAGCTAAAAGTATACCCACTCCGCCGCCATTGCCACCGCCACCGTCACCGCCACAACATCAGCCATTGCCACAGATGAGGGCTAAATCCACTGCCACCGACGATGTATCCCGTCGGCAAGGACGAATCTATAGCCAATCTAAATGTGAAACGGAAACGGCTAAGGAGAAACAGCATGAGGCTCATGTGGAGATTGCCCAACTTGAGGCAAAATATGCACATATACAGCAATCCATAGCCGAGCATCTGCGTCAGATTGATGCTTATATGGAGAATGCCAAGAATGCATTGCAGCGAAGTGTTCAGAGTACACCCACAAGCACACCAACACCGCCATCAGTCGCAGCAGCAGCCGGAGCACCTCCACCTCCACCGCCACCTCCAACCCCACCTcaatcaacagcagcagcagcagcagcaacagaaactCCGAAACCTTTGACCAAAGCAAATAACGAATTATGGGACATGTTCGCCTCACGACAGTCACCCATTTTGGCTGTGGAAAGTCCCCTTCAGGCAATACTACGACAAATTTATTGCCGAGCAGGTGGCCTAACTGGCGGAGTCTGTAAACAAGAACAGACGAATATATCGGACATGGTAAGTGAACAGGTCTCTGTGGCCGAAAACGTGCCAATTGTGGAACGAGCCCTGGAGGATCTGCATCGTATTGCCGTGGCATTGGACGATGCTTCGGTATTGCACGTAGAGCACAAGACGACGCCAGCTGCCGATGAGGCACAGCACGTAGTTATTGAAGAAGAATTGGATGAGGATAACAAGAATGCCCCAATAGATGTGGAATACAGACATGTGTCCGATGTAATTGCAAACTACGAGCAATTGTCCACAGGCAAGAGCACATTGACACCTCGCCTCGACACAGAGGAGATGCCCGAGAAACAGGAACCACAATCCGAAGGCGAACACAAACACGAAGCTGCCGGCGAAGCCGAAGGCGAATCTGAATCCGAATCCTGCTCCCATGAGCCACACACTTGCTGTTCGATTTGTGGAGAGCTACGAAACTCACCCAATTGGTCGAAGCTAAGCAAGGCCGATCAATGGCGCATCGCCAATTTACGTAACGAATCGCTAGAGAACTACAAGGCCACCTATGAGATACGTAGTCCTTATATATCACGACAAATATCATGGGAGGAGACACAAACGGTTGCTCCGAAAACAGAAACACAAACTCCAACAGCTCAAAAAGCGCCATCGACTCCACCACCAGCTGACCAAAAGCGGGAGAAGATGCAACGTCAGCGTAGTTTTGTCGAGATTATAACGACACCAATTGAACCGTCAATAGACAATCTCGCATTATCCAATGATGCCATTCAATGGCAACGTAGTCGTTCGCCAAGTCCATTGCCATCACGCAAATATCCGGCTCCACTTATTGAAGCTCCACAACGTGCCAGTTCGCCGTTCGGTTTGAATCCTGTCCACCGTTCAAAATCTCCCACTGCGCCAGCAGAAAAGCTTGAAGCCAAATTCACACATATACCACAATTGGAGGGACAGAATATAGGTCTTCTGGTCCATACAGCCACCGAGCCCCTGCAGCAAAGTATGTCGGCGTCATCCTCAATGTTGGCAGGGCCAATCACGCCACGATCACTTACTAACCAGCCATCGCCATTCATATTTCCGAGCCTAAAGCAAAGTTGCATGGCCAAAGAgcaagaggaggaggaggtggaagTGGAATCAGAGGTTGAAGTGGAGCGGCAACATCAATTTAAATCTTTAGCTTCTACCAATGAGGAACTGCAGCAATCTACACGAGAGTTTAACTTTAATCGTTCATTCGATAATGTATCACCGCGTCCTTATATTGCCATTGAAG
- the LOC6645219 gene encoding acid sphingomyelinase-like phosphodiesterase 3b translates to MMTKLNWLLTACLTLSLTWLPDAHARIGYFWHISDLHLDTFYSTQGDIYKSCWQLTRAASSSTSTVTLESPGPFGHYNCDSPWSLIESAVKSMKAKQGDNVEFVLWTGDALSHSAQPLSEQKQHEILRNITDLLGRSFSSQFIFPVLGHEDGSGSYRKMGELWRHWLPTEALVTFEQGGFYSIEQTKSRLRIVALNTNFMRHDHDPEPEADAKVSHNFRWPSEYFAEPKASSRSTTNMAQDEQLAEQQWLWLEEILSKSRDKQETVYIVGHMPPGVDERHLGPQHNQLIFTERNNRRYLDMVRRYASVIQGQFFGHLHSDTFRLVYDEQGKPISFVMIAPSIVPQKAGIGSSNNPALRLYKFDTGSGQVLDYTQFWLDLPLANRAHEPLWQSEYNLTHYYGLAEISAIALHNFAERFTGNDASWFSRYHRANAVRYQTGSPCQGLCMLNHYCAITRLDYDEFRLCMETEQLPLQGRAGAVAVLSIWLLLPLLISLCLANLLG, encoded by the exons ATGATGACTAAGTTGAACTGGTTGTTAACTGCCTGCCTAACACTCTCCCTAACCTGGCTACCAGACGCCCACGCGCGCATTG GCTACTTTTGGCATATCAGTGACCTCCACTTGGACACATTCTATTCAACGCAAGGCGACATCTACAAAAGCTGTTGGCAGCTAACACGAGCTGCATCCAGTTCCACATCCACTGTGACCCTCGAATCGCCTGGACCCTTTGGACACTACAATTGCGACAGTCCATGGAGTCTCATCGAATCGGCGGTGAAATCGATGAAGGCCAAACAGGGCGATAATGTTGAGTTTGTTCTTTGGACAGGCGATGCCCTTTCCCATTCAGCTCAACCGTTGTCCGAGCAGAAGCAACATGAAATTTTGCGTAACATAACAGATCTACTCGGGCGGAGTTTCTCATCGCAATTCATATTCCCGGTTTTGGGCCATGAGGATGGCAGCGGCAGTTATAGAAAAATGGGCGAATTATGGCGCCATTGGTTACCCACCGAAGCATTGGTCACCTTTGAACAAGGTGGCTTCTATTCCATCGAACAGACAAAGAGTCGTCTACGTATCGTTGCTCTCAATACGAATTTTATGCGACACGATCATGATCCTGAACCGGAAGCTGATGCCAAAGTATCTCACAATTTCCGCTGGCCGTCTGAATATTTTGCCGAACCGAAAGCCTCCAGTAGAAGCACCACCAATATGGCCCAGGACGAGCAATTAGCTGAACAGCAATGGCTCTGGCTAGAGGAGATTCTCAGCAAGTCGCGTGATAAACAAGAGACT GTCTACATAGTTGGACATATGCCGCCGGGGGTCGACGAACGTCACCTGGGGCCACAGCATAATCAGTTAATCTTCACGGAGCGCAACAATCGCCGCTATTTGGATATGGTGAGACGATATGCTTCTGTTATACAGGGTCAGTTTTTTGGCCATTTACACTCGGACACCTTTCGTTTGGTCTATGATGAGCAAG GCAAGCCAATTTCATTTGTGATGATTGCCCCATCCATTGTGCCACAAAAGGCTGGCATTGGATCCTCAAATAATCCAGCTCTGCGGCTATACAAATTCGATACGGGTAGCGGCCAGGTTTTGGACTATACACAATTCTGGCTGGATTTACCTTTGGCCAATCGAGCTCACGAGCCACTCTGGCAGTCCGAATATAATCTTACGCATTACTACGGATTGGCCGAGATATCGGCCATTGCTCTGCATAACTTTGCCGAGCGTTTTACCGGTAACGATGCCTCATGGTTTAGCAG ATACCATCGCGCCAATGCGGTAAGATATCAGACCGGTTCACCCTGCCAGGGACTGTGTATGCTCAATCATTATTGTGCCATCACTCGGCTGGATTATGATGAGTTTCGGTTATGTATGGAGACGGAACAGCTACCCTTGCAGGGCCGTGCAGGCGCCGTTGCCGTCCTAAGCATTTGGCTGCTTCTGCCATTGCTCATATCTCTATGTCTAGCGAATTTACTCGGTTAA
- the LOC6645319 gene encoding probable insulin-like peptide 1 — translation MVDNSAVYGSSRKGGARGARLHLQLMLAMVPIMVIIYLTVAVQSHQFHVGTQKLCGQALSDTLDVVCIFGYNTMPMATPEPYALSPLLSNFYGTEVLIKTRRQRRQGGRGIYDECCRNSCSYAELAAYCLQPPTNKDDKESKQKRQQR, via the coding sequence ATGGTGGACAACAGTGCAGTTTATGGCTCATCGCGAAAAGGAGGAGCACGAGGAGCTCGCCTACATTTGCAATTGATGCTGGCCATGGTGCCCATAATGGTGATCATATATCTGACAGTGGCCGTGCAATCCCATCAATTTCATGTTGGCACCCAAAAGCTATGCGGTCAAGCCCTATCCGACACCTTGGATGTTGTCTGTATATTTGGTTATAATACAATGCCAATGGCAACACCGGAACCATATGCCCTCAGTCCATTACTATCGAATTTCTATGGCACTGAGGTGCTCATCAAAACTCGTCGTCAACGTCGACAGGGTGGTCGGGGTATCTACGATGAATGTTGCCGTAATTCCTGCAGTTATGCAGAATTGGCTGCCTATTGTTTACAGCCACCGACTAACAAGGACGATAAGGAGTCGAAGCAAAAGCGGCAACAgcgataa
- the LOC124460625 gene encoding probable insulin-like peptide 3 has translation MQLEHLKVISSQLSGLILLLLVIDVNSVLRLCGDELPTTLESICHMGQFKGFNSKLKRAMDEENGFDVETNALAVYDDASPSQRDLQLDIEDHSMLHRMFGLSESGQRLVSTRRRRFGIYDECCLKACTYGELISYCRI, from the exons ATGCAGTTGGAGCACTTGAAAGTCATCAGTAGTCAGCTCTCCGGACTGATACTGTTGCTTCTGGTGATCGATGTGAATAGCGTATTGCGCCTGTGCGGCGACGAATTACCCACAACACTTGAAAGCATTTGTCACATGGGTCAATTTAAGGGATTCAATTCGAAATTGAAGCGTGCCATGG ATGAAGAGAATGGCTTTGATGTGGAAACTAATGCTCTTGCTGTCTACGATGATGCATCACCATCACAGAGAGATCTTCAGCTAGACATTGAAGACCATTCCATGTTGCACAGAATGTTTGGTTTGAGTGAGAGTGGGCAACGATTGGTAAGTACCAGACGACGACGATTTGGCATCTACGATGAGTGTTGTCTCAAGGCGTGTACCTATGGAGAATTGATAAGCTATTGTCGCATTTaa
- the LOC26529296 gene encoding probable insulin-like peptide 5, whose product MANFNSSKLMLVSMLLLLLALYNATQAMPSKRQVKICGSRLSETMALACPGGFRSYTPHKRSFLNVFDYVELQNDAGDEDDDVVVDGQQSRDGIKYNWQEPKSYNSMMATRRNMRRIVDECCYKSCTFNEMRAYCQ is encoded by the exons ATGGCCAACTTCAACTCATCCAAATTGATGCTGGTCTCAATGTTGCTGCTCCTGTTGGCTCTCTACAATGCCACACAGGCAATGCCCAGTAAGCGGCAAGTAAAAATCTGCGGCTCCAGGCTATCCGAGACAATGGCTTTGGCATGTCCAGGTGGATTTCGTTCGTATACACCGCACAAGCGTAGTTTTT TGAATGTCTTCGACTATGTGGAGCTACAAAATGATGCTGGGGACgaggatgatgatgttgttgttgatggaCAACAGTCACGTGATGGCATCAAGTACAACTGGCAAGAGCCCAAGTCCTACAACTCTATGATGGCCACCAGACGTAATATGAGAAGAATAGTTGACGAATGTTGTTACAAGTCTTGCACTTTCAATGAAATGCGCGCCTATTGCCAGTAA